From a region of the Geothrix sp. 21YS21S-2 genome:
- a CDS encoding S41 family peptidase has protein sequence MKLTLLGLALSVPVLAQAPQPALLNPAFLEGAPGEIPKGWFFPKSGADAGFHAGIEEDPALPGGRCVAIRRETGSGAFGNLMQVVDAGPFRGKRIRLRTRMKVDPGTGGAGQAWLRVDREDGSMGFFDNMQDRAVTATAWTEGTIVGDVAPNAKTVNLGAFFVGGRGVLRVAPFTLEVLGDTPVVPAQAARALTERGLANLAAFTRAFGYIRFFHPSDAAASADWERIAILGARAAEGATSATDLASRLQKFFGPWAPTARFLPPGAAPAPVRAPSGATQAVRWVHTGFGQGAGHGVYHSERHYLPLAQAKAQGWEDPARGRVLALGAGVRLMLPTVCYADAGGATFRGPVTAVPRARMPEPTMGAGDGNDRGTRLGDVALAWGVFRHFYPYFDVAGGSWDAELPRALSAAALDPDAGAFTRTLRRLTAALQDGHIHVEGPGRDQACPALALEMIDGWPVVKAAGEGAKAVPAGSRILTVDGEPAGRRIKLLAEEISSASNGWLDRQVSREFLAGPHGQPARITYVTAGGVAGEASLPRDASPWNLPAGPLPPKVGELRPGIWYVDLDRATDPEFQAALPSLAAARGVIFDLRGYPKVRPGFLQHLTDKPLASARWNKPVVTLPDGEAWTWDTGGRWDLEPKTPRIKGKVVFLTGGGAISYAESCLGIVEAYRLGEIVGAPTAGTNGNICGLTLPGGYHLAFTGMKVLKHDGTRHHGVGILPTVPVRPTPEGLAAGRDEVLEKGLALMAP, from the coding sequence ATGAAGCTGACCCTGCTCGGTCTCGCTCTTTCCGTGCCCGTACTGGCCCAGGCGCCGCAGCCGGCGCTGCTCAATCCCGCCTTCCTCGAAGGCGCCCCCGGCGAGATCCCCAAGGGCTGGTTCTTTCCCAAATCCGGCGCCGACGCGGGCTTCCATGCCGGGATCGAGGAGGACCCGGCCCTCCCCGGGGGGCGGTGCGTGGCGATCCGCCGGGAGACGGGCTCCGGGGCCTTCGGCAACCTGATGCAGGTGGTGGACGCGGGGCCCTTCCGGGGCAAGCGGATCCGGCTGCGCACCCGGATGAAGGTGGACCCGGGGACGGGGGGCGCGGGGCAGGCCTGGCTTCGGGTGGACCGGGAGGACGGGTCCATGGGGTTCTTCGACAACATGCAGGACAGGGCCGTGACCGCCACCGCGTGGACGGAGGGGACGATCGTGGGCGACGTGGCCCCGAACGCGAAGACCGTCAACCTCGGCGCCTTCTTCGTGGGCGGCCGCGGCGTCCTCCGGGTGGCGCCCTTCACCCTGGAGGTCCTGGGCGACACGCCGGTGGTACCCGCCCAGGCCGCCCGGGCCCTCACGGAGCGGGGCCTGGCGAACCTGGCGGCCTTCACCCGGGCCTTCGGCTACATCCGGTTCTTCCACCCCTCCGACGCGGCCGCCTCCGCGGACTGGGAGCGGATCGCCATCCTGGGAGCGCGCGCCGCGGAGGGCGCGACGTCCGCCACGGACCTGGCCTCGCGCCTCCAGAAGTTCTTCGGTCCCTGGGCCCCCACGGCGCGCTTCCTGCCCCCCGGCGCCGCGCCCGCGCCGGTGAGGGCCCCCTCCGGGGCCACCCAGGCGGTGCGGTGGGTCCACACGGGGTTCGGCCAGGGCGCGGGCCACGGCGTCTACCACAGCGAACGGCACTACCTGCCGCTGGCCCAGGCGAAGGCCCAGGGCTGGGAGGACCCGGCGCGGGGCCGGGTCCTGGCCCTGGGCGCCGGGGTCCGCCTCATGCTTCCCACGGTGTGCTACGCGGACGCCGGCGGGGCCACCTTCCGGGGCCCGGTCACCGCCGTTCCCAGGGCCCGCATGCCCGAACCCACGATGGGCGCGGGCGACGGCAACGACCGCGGCACGCGGCTGGGGGACGTGGCCCTGGCGTGGGGCGTGTTCCGCCACTTCTACCCCTACTTCGACGTGGCCGGAGGCTCCTGGGACGCCGAGCTGCCGCGTGCCCTGTCCGCGGCGGCGCTGGATCCGGACGCCGGGGCCTTCACCCGCACCCTGCGCCGGCTCACCGCGGCCCTCCAGGACGGACACATCCATGTCGAGGGACCCGGAAGGGACCAGGCCTGCCCCGCCCTGGCGCTGGAGATGATCGACGGCTGGCCCGTGGTGAAGGCCGCGGGGGAGGGCGCCAAGGCTGTCCCCGCGGGGAGCCGGATCCTCACCGTGGACGGGGAGCCCGCCGGCAGGCGCATCAAGCTCCTCGCCGAGGAGATCTCGTCGGCCTCCAACGGCTGGCTGGACCGCCAGGTGAGCCGGGAGTTCCTGGCCGGGCCCCACGGCCAGCCCGCCCGGATCACCTACGTCACGGCCGGAGGCGTGGCCGGGGAGGCCTCGCTCCCCCGTGACGCGAGCCCCTGGAACCTCCCCGCGGGCCCGTTGCCCCCCAAGGTGGGCGAGCTGCGTCCCGGCATCTGGTACGTGGACCTGGACCGGGCCACGGACCCGGAATTCCAGGCCGCCCTGCCCAGCCTGGCCGCGGCCAGGGGCGTGATCTTCGACCTGCGCGGCTACCCGAAGGTGCGCCCGGGCTTCCTCCAGCACCTCACGGACAAGCCCCTCGCCAGCGCCCGGTGGAACAAGCCCGTCGTCACCCTCCCCGACGGCGAGGCCTGGACCTGGGACACCGGCGGCCGGTGGGACCTGGAGCCCAAGACCCCCCGCATAAAGGGCAAGGTGGTCTTCCTCACCGGGGGTGGGGCCATCAGTTACGCGGAGTCCTGCCTGGGCATCGTGGAGGCCTACAGGCTGGGCGAGATCGTGGGCGCCCCCACCGCCGGCACCAACGGCAACATCTGCGGCCTCACCCTCCCGGGCGGCTACCACCTGGCCTTCACCGGCATGAAGGTCCTCAAGCACGACGGCACCCGCCACCACGGGGTGGGCATCCTGCCCACGGTTCCCGTGCGGCCCACCCCGGAAGGGCTCGCAGCGGGCCGGGACGAGGTGCTGGAGAAGGGACTGGCCCTCATGGCCCCCTGA
- a CDS encoding nuclear transport factor 2 family protein, which yields MRTWQPSSRISFAALAMLSLIPAQISCRHGVSPSDPLSVAALLKQQADRWDQDIILKNRPAISDNMSEDFRHISNKGVISDKTAFLQGIVSADLVINPYTVEDLDIRIYGTCALICGRTNMTGSYKGSPFRSHYRYVDTYVLKDGRWKVCNVQITAMPD from the coding sequence TTGAGAACCTGGCAACCGTCATCAAGAATTTCATTCGCCGCCCTGGCGATGCTGAGCCTGATTCCCGCCCAGATTTCATGCCGCCATGGGGTTTCGCCGTCGGACCCGCTCTCGGTAGCAGCATTATTGAAGCAACAAGCGGATCGCTGGGACCAGGACATCATTCTGAAGAACCGGCCCGCCATTTCCGACAACATGAGTGAAGACTTCCGGCACATCAGCAACAAAGGTGTCATTTCAGATAAGACGGCATTCCTCCAAGGGATCGTCTCCGCCGACCTGGTCATCAATCCCTACACCGTTGAAGACCTGGATATTCGAATCTATGGAACCTGCGCTTTGATTTGCGGAAGGACCAATATGACAGGCTCCTACAAGGGCTCCCCTTTCCGATCCCACTACCGGTATGTCGATACCTATGTTCTGAAAGACGGGCGCTGGAAGGTGTGCAATGTCCAGATCACCGCGATGCCGGACTAG
- a CDS encoding M1 family metallopeptidase encodes MPRLDPHSYYDDRQPRTDRWHLRFLVDFDRRVLNGEATLVFKAPAGGTLDLDTKGLTVFRAWVPALDQDVPFELGAEDPILGRRLRLELPPGTGAVVLAYETSPEAIGLQWLEPAQTEGGRHPFLFSQCQAIHARTLVPCQDSAYARVSYDAEVVVPEGLSAVMSAGPAWDGAGEVPGTRVFRFSMPQPIPPYLLALAVGELESRDLSRRARVWAEPATIEKAAWEFAGVEDMIVRAEGLFGPYDWDRYDMLVLPPSFPYGGMENPRMTFLTPTLLAGDRSLVDVVAHELAHSWTGNLVTNATAEHFWLNEGFTVWAERRILEAIRGPEAAAMGWAIGQKALDESLARFKDQPELTVLRTHLEGVDPDDAFSSIPYEKGARLVALLEADLGRPAMDAFVLAYMRRFRFTSITTEMFCAFAEEVHPGLLARVDADAWLHRPGMPANAPVFRSAALEALEALGKACARPEKAVMDAWSPTELLVYLQNLPRALPQADCAWLDGTLGLTGRGNYEILVEWLTIAAGSGYEPAFPRIREVLLRVGRMKYLRPLYSALGATPATRALAREIFAQASKGYHGLSRRVVQGVLDKHPA; translated from the coding sequence ATGCCCCGCCTCGATCCCCATTCGTACTACGACGACCGCCAGCCCCGCACGGACCGTTGGCACCTGCGCTTCCTGGTGGACTTCGACCGCCGCGTCCTGAACGGCGAGGCCACGCTGGTGTTCAAGGCCCCCGCCGGGGGGACCCTGGACCTGGACACCAAGGGGCTGACCGTCTTCCGGGCCTGGGTGCCGGCCCTGGACCAGGACGTGCCCTTCGAACTGGGCGCGGAGGACCCCATCCTGGGGCGCCGCCTGCGCCTGGAGCTTCCACCGGGCACCGGGGCGGTGGTCCTCGCCTACGAGACGAGCCCCGAGGCCATCGGCCTCCAGTGGCTGGAGCCGGCCCAGACCGAGGGCGGCAGGCACCCCTTCCTCTTCAGCCAGTGCCAGGCGATCCACGCCCGCACCCTCGTGCCCTGCCAGGACTCGGCCTACGCCCGGGTCAGCTATGACGCCGAAGTGGTCGTGCCCGAGGGCCTTTCCGCGGTCATGTCCGCCGGGCCCGCCTGGGACGGCGCCGGCGAGGTGCCCGGCACGCGCGTGTTCCGCTTCTCCATGCCCCAGCCCATCCCCCCCTACCTCCTGGCCCTGGCCGTGGGCGAGCTGGAGAGCCGCGACCTGAGCCGGCGCGCCCGGGTGTGGGCGGAACCCGCCACGATCGAGAAGGCCGCCTGGGAATTCGCCGGCGTGGAGGACATGATCGTGCGCGCCGAGGGGCTCTTCGGGCCCTACGACTGGGACCGCTACGACATGCTCGTGCTGCCCCCCTCCTTCCCCTACGGCGGGATGGAGAATCCCCGGATGACCTTCCTCACCCCCACGCTCCTGGCCGGGGACCGCTCCCTGGTGGACGTGGTGGCCCATGAGCTGGCCCACAGCTGGACGGGGAACCTCGTCACCAACGCCACCGCCGAGCACTTCTGGCTCAACGAGGGCTTCACCGTCTGGGCCGAGCGCCGCATCCTCGAGGCCATCCGCGGGCCCGAAGCCGCCGCCATGGGCTGGGCCATCGGCCAGAAGGCCCTGGACGAATCCCTCGCGCGGTTCAAGGACCAGCCCGAACTCACCGTGCTCCGCACCCACCTCGAGGGCGTGGACCCCGACGACGCCTTCTCCAGCATCCCCTACGAGAAGGGCGCGCGCCTGGTGGCGCTGCTGGAGGCCGACCTCGGCCGGCCCGCCATGGACGCCTTCGTGCTGGCCTACATGAGGCGCTTCCGCTTCACCTCCATCACCACCGAGATGTTCTGCGCCTTCGCCGAGGAGGTCCACCCGGGGCTCCTGGCCAGGGTGGACGCCGACGCGTGGCTCCATCGGCCCGGCATGCCCGCCAACGCCCCCGTGTTCCGTTCCGCGGCCCTGGAGGCGCTGGAAGCCCTGGGCAAGGCCTGCGCCCGGCCGGAGAAGGCGGTCATGGACGCCTGGAGCCCCACCGAGCTGCTGGTCTACCTCCAGAACCTCCCCCGCGCCCTCCCCCAGGCCGACTGCGCCTGGCTGGACGGGACCCTGGGCCTCACCGGCCGGGGCAACTACGAGATCCTGGTGGAGTGGCTGACGATCGCCGCCGGTTCCGGCTACGAGCCGGCCTTCCCCCGCATCCGGGAGGTGCTCCTCCGGGTGGGCCGCATGAAGTACCTCCGGCCCCTCTACTCCGCGCTGGGCGCCACCCCCGCCACGCGCGCCCTGGCCAGGGAGATCTTCGCCCAGGCCTCCAAGGGCTACCACGGCCTTTCGCGCCGGGTCGTCCAGGGCGTCCTCGACAAGCATCCCGCCTGA